A single region of the Globicephala melas chromosome 12, mGloMel1.2, whole genome shotgun sequence genome encodes:
- the BCL2L11 gene encoding bcl-2-like protein 11 isoform X6: MAKQPSDVSSECDREGGQLQPAERPPQLRPGAPISLQTERQGNPEGEGDRCPQGSPQGPLAPPASPGPFATRSPLFIFVRRSSLLSRSSSGYFSFDTDRSPAPMSCDKSTQTPSPPCQAFNHYLSAMGLSE; this comes from the coding sequence atgGCAAAGCAACCTTCCGATGTAAGTTCTGAGTGTGACAGAGAAGGTGGACAATTGCAGCCTGCCGAAAGGCCTCCTCAGCTCAGGCCTGGGGCCCCCATCTCTCTACAGACAGAGCGGCAAGGTAATCCCGAAGGAGAAGGGGACCGCTGCCCCCAAGGCAGCCCACAGGGCCCACTGGCCCCACCGGCCAGTCCCGGCCCTTTCGCTACCAGATCCCCGCTTTTCATCTTCGTGAGAAGATCTTCCCTGCTGTCTCGATCCTCCAGTGGGTATTTCTCTTTTGACACAGACAGGAGCCCGGCACCCATGAGTTGTGACAAATCAACACAAACCCCAAGTCCTCCTTGCCAGGCCTTCAACCATTATCTCAGTGCGATGG